Part of the Bacillus sp. N1-1 genome, CGGAAATGAACTTCTGTTCATCAGCTGGCTTTGTCACTTCTTCTTTATAAGAATCGCCTTCCTCATAATCAAGCCAGATCACTAGTCGATTATCCGGCTGAGGCAATTGACTGAGTTCTCGCGTAATATTTGCGAATTTTTCAGGATCCTTTAGGGTTACCTGAACAACAGGTTGGTTATTATCAAATACAACCTTTGCCGCTCCTTCTTTCAGATCAGCACCACTCATCTTCTCCTCATCGTCTGTTGTGCGAAATGTTAGCTCCGCCTGTGTGGACAGAAGTTCACGAGCCTGATTCTGATCTTTCACACCAGCAAGCTGCACGCGAATGCGATCATCGCCCTCGATCGTAATACGAGGTTCTGAAACCCCTAGTACGTTAATACGCTTGTACAGGGCACTTACTGTACTGTTTAATAAATCCTGACTAAGTTCCTGGCCCTCTTGAGCAGGTTCTACTTCATAAAGGACTTCAAACCCACCTTGCAGATCAAGGCCTAGTTTAATGTCTTTTGTTACACCCATGACGGTTGTTCCAATCAATCCGCCAAGCAAAAGGACGATCAGAAAGAACGCTACGATCCGACCTTTTTTCACCATAAAAAAAACTCCTCTCTAAACCCCCAACATTCTTGCTTATGTATATCACATCTCACACAATACTAGCTATTATATCGAATGATGAATTTTTCTGTCAATTTCAGTCTTTTTAGTCCTTGCTTTCAAACGTTTTCGTTCCTTTATAAGCATGGATTGTTAACCAGTTCATATATTCATTAACTGATAAACGCATAATCTCGTTTACCAACTGGTGTAATTTCATCTCTTCCAACTCATTGTTTCTTTCAAAACGAGCAAGGAGACACTCCCAGATTTCGTCCATGGTTGCGCCACTATAACCTAACAATAAAAATTCATCCCGCTTGCTTTCAAGTGCTGGGGATACTTCCTTCTTCCACTCATTCATCTCTCGGTCTCCTTTCTTAGTATCGTCTTCATGACAGAGATCTTAATCGACGACGAAAAAAATGACAGCTCTATTTAAAAGATTGAATAGATTGCTGCTCCTACACCAAGTCCTGCAATTATGACGCCTGTAAGGATGGAAAGAAAAGCATATTTAAAACGGATTGTAAATAAAGCTGCAGCGACACACGCGCTGTAAGCTCCTGTCGTCGGAAGAGGGACAGCGGTGAACAAAATAAGTCCAATCGCACCATATTTATCAACGTTCTTACTTTTGCTAATCGTTCGATGATAAAGCCAATCATAAAACCGTTTATACAAGCTAAATCTCATCAACCAGTTACTTAACGGCTGAAAAAGAAGAAGTAATGGAATAATCGGTAACGCATTCCCTAGAAGGCTTAATGAGAAAGCCTTAAGAAAAGAAAAGTCAAAAGTATGAGCAAGAGGGATTCCACCCCTCAATTCTAATATTGGAAGTGCAGAGATCACAACGACAATCACTTCCTGAGGTAGAAAACTAAGGTTCTCTACAACAAACTGTTTAATTTCTTCTTTCATTAAAACACTCCTATATGCCTGTCATGCTTTGTCCCCTAATAAGCATATACATAGTGATAAAAAATATCTAGACTTTTCTACAATTTCTCAGGTGTATTCTGGATAGAAAGTAGGGAGTATATGTCAAAGCAAACCTTTCTTAGAGGGACACTGTTTCTCATCTTAGCCGGGTTAATTACGAAAGTTTTAGGTTTTATTAACCGTATAGTGATGGTTCGTGTGATGGGTGAAGAAGGTGTCGGTCTTTATATGATGGCCGTTCCTACTTTAATATTAACGATAACGCTAACACGCATGGGACTTCCTGTTGCGATCTCAAAGATGGTAGCTGAAGCTGATGCGGAAGGTAACCGTCAGAAAATCAAACAAATTTTAATTGTTTCGCTTTCAATTACGACGGTGCTTAGCGTTATATTTACAACGATGATGATATTTGCAGCCCCATTTTTGTCAAAAGAGGTTTTCACAGATGAGCGCACATTTTATCCGCTTGTCGCCATCGCCCCTGTAGTCTCAATTGTGGCTCTTTCTTCAGTGCTTAGAGGGTATTTCCAGGGATTACAGAACATGAGACCGTCTGCTTATTCACAAGTAATTGAACAAATTGTACGCATTTGTCTCGTCGCAGTTCTTACAGGCGCGTTTCTACCTTATGGTGTCGAATTCGCTGCTGCAGGCGCAATGATTTCCGTAGTGCTTGGAGAACTTGCCTCCCTTCTCTTTATGTTTTCCATGTTTAAAATGAAAAAGCGGATTAAAATAAGAAGCGGATTTTTCAACTATTTAAAAGGGGGAAGAGGGACTTTCAACAGTTTAATGAGGATTTCTCTACCGACAACTGGTAGTCAATTGATAGGATCTCTCTCCTATTTCTTTGAACCGATTATGGTGGCCCGAAGCCTTGCCATCGCTGGAGTTGCCACAACGCTCGCCACAAAACAATACGGTCATTTAACTGGTCTTGCAATACCACTGTTGTTTCTACCTACCTTTATCACCTATTCTTTGCAGGTATCACTTGTACCCGCAATTAGTGAAGCACATGCTCAAAAGCAGTATAAACAAATCCAACACCGGTTAAGTCAAGCAATCCGACTATCAATGGTGGCTGGCGGCCTTTCGGTGGTCATCACATATATCTTTGCTGTTCCATTAATGGATATCATGTACAACGCCCCTCATGTCGCCATCTATGTACAAGTTATGGCCCCTTTCTTTTTCTTCTATTATTTTCAGGGGCCGCTTGCAGCCGCCCTTCAAGCATTAGATTTAGCTAAGGCTGCTATGATCAATAGTTTTATTGGCGCGGGTGTTAAACTAATTGCCATCTTCTTTCTTGCTTCTCGACCTGAGTTAGGCATTATGGGCGCGGCTCTAGCGATTGTTATTGGCATTCTTCTCGTAACACTTCTCCACTTTGCCACTCTTGTAAAGGCAATTGGCTTCTCACTTGTTGTAAGTGATTTACTCAAAGGCGTGATATCCATTATTGCAACTGGATTTGTCGGGCATTTTCTTTATCAAACCTTCTCTTCTTCTTCCACTGATCTACTTGGTACGGTATTAGCTATCTCTGTCACATCAATTATTTATTTTGTCATTTTACTACTGCTTGGACTTATTAATCGACATGACTTAAAAAGAATGCCCTTCATTGGGAAATTCATTCACTAATATAGTTAAGCTTATTTTAAACTGATCCATACAGAGAAAAAGTAACCATAGCGGTTACTTTTTCTCATTCTTCAAATCAATAAAAAAACTTCCATTTTTATGGAGGGAACAAAATGATATCCGCTTTATATCTTTATGCCCGACTTTTCTAAGCTCTTGCCTAAGCCATAGCGCTGTTTTTCCAATTCGCTCAAGATGTTCCTCCTGAACTTTTCCATCCAGGATAAGGGGAAGAGGCATTAAAGTTGCAGGCTCTTCTTTTTTGTTATCCTCTTCTTTTTTGATGACCGACAGCTTGCCTGAGGGTTCAAGGATCGCGAACTCAACATCTGAAACAGATGCAATGTTATTCTCTCGCAATTGAACCAGCAAATCATCAAAGTTATATCGCTGTTTTCTCATTTCCGTTTCATCAATTTTACCCCGATCAATTAACACGGAAGGCTTTCCGTCCACGATTTCCCGTACTTTCTCACTTTTTAGTGAAACAAAAGCCATAAGTATTTGTATTAATACAAGCACAATCATTGGAACAATCGTATTAAGCATCGGTGTCTGTGGATCTTCAATTGACATGACGGCAAGCTCCGCAATCATAATAGAAACGACAAAATCAAGAATACTTAGCTGACCAATTTCCCGCTTACCCATCACTCTAAAAACGAAGATAATCACAAAATATAAAACAAGTGTCCTTAGTATAATGGTCATATATTCCATCCCTGATCCCTCCTTTCAAGCTTCTTTTGTTTAGTTTAACCACGTTTTGTTTCTACATGAGGGAATGTATTGGAAATGTTTTATAGCAGAAAATAAAAAAAACTTCCCTTAGTAATAGGGAAGTAGATATCTGAAATAAATATAGACTGTACTAATAACAAGCGAGACGAAGACGACCGGTAATCCAATTTTGAGAAAAGCAATGAACCTTACTTCTTGGTTGTCTTTTAACGCAAGACCGGCCACCACCACATTAGCAGAAGCTCCAATTAACGTTCCATTCCCACCAAGACATGAACCTAAGGCAAGCGACCACCACAACGGATCAAGATTCGTCATTCCGTAACCAGAAAATTCTGAAATTACCGGGATCATGGCTGCAACAAATGGAATGTTATCTAAAAAGGCAGAGAGAATACCTGCTCCCCACAAAATAATAATGGAAGTCTTAGGCAAATCACCTTCAGTATATAAAAGAATCGTCCTGGCAACTTCATCAATAATACCTACTTCCTCTAATCCACCAATAAGGATAAAAAGACCCATAAAGAAAAATAACGTCACCCATTCAATCGATTCAAAAACTTCTTCCACCTTATGCTCTTTTTGAGTAATCAATAGTAAAAGAACTGCTCCCGCCATCGCAATATTCGTCAATTCAGTATGTAAGACAGGGTGCAAAAGAAAACCAGTAATTGTCATAAGTAATACGGCTGAAGACTTATAGAGCAAAGGTCCTTTTTTCAAATACTGAGACGCATCAATTTTTAACAATGACTGTCGATACGAATCATCTACGATTAATCCTTTCCGATAAAAAAACAAAAGACCTGTTATGATAACAGCATAAATGACCACAACAATCGGAGCTAAGTTATAAATGAAATCATTAAAATCAAGATGGTCAACTGCCTGACCAATCATAATGTTAGGCGGATCACCGATCAATGTTGCCGTTCCTCCGATATTGGATGATAGGATTACCGTTACTAAAAAGGGCATGCTTGTGATATTTAATATTTTCGTTAACGTCAGCGTTATTGGAACAAGAAGAAGGACTGTTGTAACGTTATCTAAAAGGGCAGATCCAACTGCAGTTAAAGTACCTATAACAGCGAGGAGCGGCAAAGGCTTTCCCTGCACTTGTTGGGCAAGCTTAATCGCAATATATTCAAATAGTCCATTTTGACTTGTAATGGAAACAAGTATCATCATAGAAAACAAGAGGGCGATCGTATTCCAATCAACGTGGTTCATAAAAGCTGAATCAGTGGTTGTAATTCCCGCCAGCAACATAAGCAATCCGCCGCCACATGCAACGATGGCACGATTGATTTTTTCGGTAATGATGCCTATATAAGCAAGAACAAATATGGTGAGCGCAATAATTATGTCCAATCCATACTGCCCCTTCCCTGTCCCGTTTCTAACATCGTATGATGGGCTGTCCGAATTCATGAATAGACTTCTAATTCCTCCGTAGTCGAATAGAATGTACAAACTATCTCGTTTAAGGGGGAGGAACATGAGATCCAAACACGCATTCTCAAGTATGGGATCTGGATTACTTGCGATTATTGTCATTGTGCTTGCGACTAGCGTCCTTTTTTCATTAATTCTTCGCTTCTCTTCGGTATCTGAAAAAGGAATTAGTCCACTAATTATTGTAGCGACTGTGATCGCCTTCTTTATTGGAGGCTTTATTTCTGGAGGCAAAGGTGGGGAACGCGGTTGGCTACTTGGCGGAGGAACAGCTTGTATGTATATCATGATTCTCTTTCTCATCCAATACTTAGGGTATCGCGTAAACATGAACCTCGAGCAGCTGCTTTATCATGCTGGTTACGGTCTCATCTGCATTCTTGGTGGAATTATTGGGGTGAATGTTAAAGGTGGAAAGCATCGAGAAGCCTAGAAAAAGAGCGCCCTCAATAGAGGACGCTCTTCTCAATTACTTGCTATTTTCAGTGATTGATTCGCGGATAGCCGCTCGGTCAAACACCATTTTTGTACCGTCAGTTGTACGGATTGTAATTGTACCTTCGTCCATTGCATCAATAATTCCATGCATTCCACCGATGGTTACAACTTTATTCCCTTTTTCTAGGCTTGCTTGCATTTCTCTCGTTTTCTTTTGACGCTTCTGTTGCGGGCGAATCAAAAGGAAATAGAAAATCGCGAACATTAATAGAAGCGGGACTAAATTCATTAACGTAGAACTCATACTCTTTTCACCCCTTTCCAGCAATTACACAATCTATGGATTAAAAGTTTTTCGCATTTGGCTTATTAAACCCATACTGTTCAAAAAACTCAGCCTTAAAGTCTAGAAGACGGTCATCCATAATCGCCTGTCTAACTTGCTTCATCAAGTTTAACAGAAAATAAAGGTTATGGTAAGTCGTTAAGCGAAAGCCATAAGTTTCATTTGATTTTACAAGATGACGAATGTAAGCTCTCGAATAATTTCGGCAAACGTGACAATCACAATTTTCATCAAGCGGACGGAAATCTCGTGCATATTTCGCGTTTCGAACAACAAGACGACCGTTACTTGTCATAAGCGTCCCGTTACGAGCAATACGTGTTGGAAGAACACAATCGAACATATCCACTCCTCTAATTGCACCATCAATAAGAGAATCAGGTGAACCCACTCCCATTAAATAACGTGGTTTGTGAGTTGGAAGATGAGGCGTTGTAAAATCTAAGACGCGATTCATCACATCTT contains:
- a CDS encoding small multi-drug export protein; translation: MKEEIKQFVVENLSFLPQEVIVVVISALPILELRGGIPLAHTFDFSFLKAFSLSLLGNALPIIPLLLLFQPLSNWLMRFSLYKRFYDWLYHRTISKSKNVDKYGAIGLILFTAVPLPTTGAYSACVAAALFTIRFKYAFLSILTGVIIAGLGVGAAIYSIF
- a CDS encoding ArsB/NhaD family transporter — protein: MDIIIALTIFVLAYIGIITEKINRAIVACGGGLLMLLAGITTTDSAFMNHVDWNTIALLFSMMILVSITSQNGLFEYIAIKLAQQVQGKPLPLLAVIGTLTAVGSALLDNVTTVLLLVPITLTLTKILNITSMPFLVTVILSSNIGGTATLIGDPPNIMIGQAVDHLDFNDFIYNLAPIVVVIYAVIITGLLFFYRKGLIVDDSYRQSLLKIDASQYLKKGPLLYKSSAVLLMTITGFLLHPVLHTELTNIAMAGAVLLLLITQKEHKVEEVFESIEWVTLFFFMGLFILIGGLEEVGIIDEVARTILLYTEGDLPKTSIIILWGAGILSAFLDNIPFVAAMIPVISEFSGYGMTNLDPLWWSLALGSCLGGNGTLIGASANVVVAGLALKDNQEVRFIAFLKIGLPVVFVSLVISTVYIYFRYLLPYY
- a CDS encoding TIGR04086 family membrane protein, with translation MRSKHAFSSMGSGLLAIIVIVLATSVLFSLILRFSSVSEKGISPLIIVATVIAFFIGGFISGGKGGERGWLLGGGTACMYIMILFLIQYLGYRVNMNLEQLLYHAGYGLICILGGIIGVNVKGGKHREA
- the spoVB gene encoding stage V sporulation protein B; this encodes MSKQTFLRGTLFLILAGLITKVLGFINRIVMVRVMGEEGVGLYMMAVPTLILTITLTRMGLPVAISKMVAEADAEGNRQKIKQILIVSLSITTVLSVIFTTMMIFAAPFLSKEVFTDERTFYPLVAIAPVVSIVALSSVLRGYFQGLQNMRPSAYSQVIEQIVRICLVAVLTGAFLPYGVEFAAAGAMISVVLGELASLLFMFSMFKMKKRIKIRSGFFNYLKGGRGTFNSLMRISLPTTGSQLIGSLSYFFEPIMVARSLAIAGVATTLATKQYGHLTGLAIPLLFLPTFITYSLQVSLVPAISEAHAQKQYKQIQHRLSQAIRLSMVAGGLSVVITYIFAVPLMDIMYNAPHVAIYVQVMAPFFFFYYFQGPLAAALQALDLAKAAMINSFIGAGVKLIAIFFLASRPELGIMGAALAIVIGILLVTLLHFATLVKAIGFSLVVSDLLKGVISIIATGFVGHFLYQTFSSSSTDLLGTVLAISVTSIIYFVILLLLGLINRHDLKRMPFIGKFIH
- a CDS encoding DUF421 domain-containing protein; this translates as MEYMTIILRTLVLYFVIIFVFRVMGKREIGQLSILDFVVSIMIAELAVMSIEDPQTPMLNTIVPMIVLVLIQILMAFVSLKSEKVREIVDGKPSVLIDRGKIDETEMRKQRYNFDDLLVQLRENNIASVSDVEFAILEPSGKLSVIKKEEDNKKEEPATLMPLPLILDGKVQEEHLERIGKTALWLRQELRKVGHKDIKRISFCSLHKNGSFFIDLKNEKK
- the yajC gene encoding preprotein translocase subunit YajC, which translates into the protein MSSTLMNLVPLLLMFAIFYFLLIRPQQKRQKKTREMQASLEKGNKVVTIGGMHGIIDAMDEGTITIRTTDGTKMVFDRAAIRESITENSK
- a CDS encoding post-transcriptional regulator, producing the protein MNEWKKEVSPALESKRDEFLLLGYSGATMDEIWECLLARFERNNELEEMKLHQLVNEIMRLSVNEYMNWLTIHAYKGTKTFESKD